AAAATCTTATTTCCATACAAATTTCCTATAGTTTTGTTAGTAAGTAGAAGTATTTTGTCATAGTTTTCAGTAAACTCATTTATTCTATCTATTGTATTTTGTCCAATAAGAATGTCATATGAATTTATAGAAGTTTTCATAACTAAATTTTTCATAATTGTTCTCCTTTTATTTAGTTTTTCCATAGTTAAAGTATAATAGTTTTATAAGAAAAAAGCAAATTTAGTAAAAAAAATGTTTGTATAAAAAATAGAAAGTATGGTACTTTATAGAAAAAATAAAAAAAGAATTGGAGGTAAAAATGCAAGGGTTTAAAACGTTTATATTAATGCTTATAATGACATTATTATTACTATTCATCGGAGGAGCTATCGGTGGAAGAGCAGGAATGACAATAGCTTTAGTTTTAGCGGGAGTTATGAATTTTGTTTCTTATTGGTTTAGTGACAAAATTGTTTTATCTATGTATGGAGCACAAGAGTTGCCAGAGAATCACAAAGTTTATTGGATAACAAAGAAACTAGCGGACAGCGCAGGATTACCAATGCCAAAAGTATATATTATAAATGAAAGTCAACCAAATGCTTTTGCAACAGGAAGAAACCCTCATCATGCGGCAGTAGCAGTAACAAGAGGATTAGTAGAGCTTATGGATGATAATGAATTATCAGGAGTAATAGGACACGAATTAGGTCATGTTTCTCACAGAGACATTTTAATTCAAAGTGTGGCGGCAACATTAGCTGGAGCAATAGCTTACATGGCAAATATGGCAAAATGGGCAGCAATATTTGGTGGTGGAAGAAGAGATGAAGATGATAATCATGGAGGAATTTTTGGATTATTAGCAATAAGTATTTTTGCACCATTAGCAGCGATGCTAGTTCAAATGGCAATTTCAAGAAGTAGAGAATATAAAGCTGATAATTTTGGAGCAACAATATGCGGGCATCCAAGATATTTAGCTAATGCTTTAAGAAAATTAGAATCATATTCAACAAGAATTCCTATGGATGCAGCACCAGCTACAGAAAATATGTTCATAGTTTCTCCATTAGCAGGAAATAAGATGGCTAATTTATTTAGTACACATCCTAGTACTGCTGATAGAATAAGAAGATTAGAAGAGATGTAAAAAGAGAAAAAGGATCAGACATATTCTGATCCTTTTTATTTGACAGTGGCAGGTTATTAGTATATACTTGCAATAGTATATTAAGGCGGTGTAGAATAAATGGATTGGAAAAAATTGACAATAGAAAGCAGAGACATAATTCAAGAATTTTTACAAAATAAATTTGAAACATCAGATATGAATTTTACAAATATCTTTTTATGGAGCTTTAGTGAAGATATTCAATATGTAGTAAATGATGAAGTTCTTTATATAAGAGGATTTTATGAAGGGAATGAATACTATTTTTTACCAGTTTCTAAAGAAAATAATAAAGAAAAAATAGTAGAAGCTGTAAGAAAAATTAAAGAAAATAACGGGAAAATTGTTTTTATTCCTGAAGAATATGTAGAGTTATTAAAAGAATATTTTCTAATTCAAGAAGAGAGAGATTCTTTTGATTATATTTATTTACAAAAAGATTTAGCAGAGTTAAAAGGAAGAAAGTTTTCTTCTAAAAAGAATAAAATTAATAAATTTAAAAAAGAATATAATTTTACTTATGAAAAAATTTCTAAGGAAAATATTGAAGACATCAGAATTTTTCAAAGAGAGTGGACTGAAAATAGAAAAGATGATAATATTATACTATCAGAGACTTTAGGAATAGAGCAACTTCTTAACAATTATGAAAAATTAGAATTGAGAGGTGGAGTAATAAAAGTTGATGAAAAAATAGTATCTTACGCAATAGGAGAAAAGTTAAGTGACAGCATGGGAGTAATACACATAGAAAAAGGTTTATTTGATTATCAAGGAAGTTATCAAATGATAAATATGTATGTTGCAAAAGAAGAGTTCTCTGATGTTGAATTTATGAATAGAGAAGATGACTTTGGAAGTTTAGGGTTAAGAGAGGCAAAACTTTCTTATCAACCTATAAAATTTATAAAAAAATACAGTATATAGGGAGGAACAGTATGTTTAAAGTTATTAACAAAATAGAAAAAGGTTATGATTTAAATGTTACACTAGTATTTGAAGAACAAATAAAAATTTGTGAGTTTTTATCCCCAGAAAATATAAAATTAATAGAAAGATTAATTAATAAAAAAGAGTTTACAGGAAAAAAAGGTGAACTTTTAAAAATAGATTTTATAGAAAGAGATAACCTTGTTTCAATGTATTATGTTGGAATGGGAAAAGAAGAAGATTTTAATTTAGATGTTTACAGAGAAGTTGTTTTTGATGTTTTATCTAAAGAAAAAGGTGAGGTTTTAATTTCTGGACAAAACGAAAAATTATTAAATTATAATGTGTTAGGAGAAATAGCTTCAAATTTAAACTATAATTTTGATACTTTTAAAAATAAAAAAGGAGAAAAATTAGAAATAAATTTATTTGTTGCAGAAAAAGAAATAGACTTTTCTGAAACAATAGCTTTAGGAGAAGCTACAGATATTGCTAGAGATTTAGTAGATCAACCAGCAAATATAATTAATCCAATAACTCTTTCTGAAAAAGCTTTAGAGTTGGGGAAAAAATATGGATTTGAAGTTGAAATTTTAGATGAAAAACAGATAGAAGATTTAGGAATGAACTTATTAATGGCTGTTGGAAGAGCTTCAGTGACAAAGCCAAGATTAATAGTTATGAGATATTTAAATGGAAAAGATAATAATGAGAAAATAGGATTAGTAGGAAAAGGATTGACATATGATACTGGTGGTCTTTGTATAAAACCTGCAGATTCTATGTTTGAAATGAAGAGTGATATGGCAGGAGCGGCTTCTGTAATTGGTGCGATGTGTGCAATAGCTAACAGAAAAGTTGAAAAAAATGTTGTAGCAATAGTTCCAGCTTGTGAAAATGCAATAAATGGCAATGCTTATAGACCTGGAGATATAATAACGTCTATGAATGGAAAAAGTGTTGAAATTATAAATACTGATGCTGAGGGTAGATTAGCATTAGCAGATGCTATAACGTATGCAGTAAGAAATGAAAAAGTTACTGAAATTGTTGATTTAGCAACTCTTACTGGAGCAATACTTGTAGCATTAGGAAGCTTAACAACAGGTGTATTCTCAAATAATGATGAAAAGTATGACTTATTAGAGAGAAGTAGTAAAGAATATGGTGAAAAAATTTGGAGAATGCCTTTATTTAATGAATATGAAGATCTTTTAAAATCTACAGTAGCAGATGTGAAGCATACTGGTGGAAGAATGGGAGGATCAATAACGGCAGCTAAATTCTTAGAAGGATTTGTGGAAGGATTACCTTGGATACATATGGATATAGCGGGAACAGCATTTAATAGCAGTGTTAAATGGGTTAAAAAAGGTGCTACAGGTGTAGGAGTAAAAACATTATATAGTTATGTAAAAAATAGATAAAATGAAAAGGTGAGAATTTCTCACCTTTTATATTATAAAAGAGGTGATAAATTAATGTTAAAAGATCAATTGAAAAATTTGTGGAAAGATTTATTTAATGATGAATGGAGTTATATAGATTGGTATTTTGAAAATATTTATCAAGAAAACACAACAAAGACATATTTAGAAGATAACTATTTAAAAGGGATGTTATTTGAAAATAAATATCATTTATCTATTGGTGACGAAAGATTTTTAGGTAGATATTTAGTGGGAGTAGGTGTAGCTCCAGAGAGAAGAGGAGAGGGAATAATGAAAAATCTTCTCTTAAAAAGTCTAAAAAAAGCTAAGGAATTTGGAGAAGAATTTGTTTACTTAACTCCAATTGATAAAGAAATCTATGAGCCGTTTGGTTTTGGTTATATTTCAAAACTTTCAAAGTATGAAGTGGATTTTTCAGCCCTCCAAGAATTTAAAAGAAAATTTAAAGTTGAAAAAATAGAAAGTACAAACTATAAAGAGGAACTTCTAATTAAACTAAAGGAATTTTATAGAGAAAATTCAAAAGAATATTTTGTAAAAGTAGCTAGAGAAAAAGAGGATTATAAAAAGATACTTTCAGAAATTTTTTGTGAAGATGGATTAGTTTATATTAGTTATGATTTATTTGAAAAAATAAATGGATATATATTTTTAACAAAATCAAAAAATATATGTGTAAAAGAGTTTTTATTTAATGATAAAGATACATTAGAAAGTTTATTATCAGTATTATATGGATATAAAAATTATTATGAAAAATTAGAATTTATTTTTCCTGAAAATACATACTTAGAAGATTATTTTAAATCAGAAAAAAATGTAAAAAAAATAATAAAGAATAAAGTTCAGGCAAGAATATTAGATGTTGAAAAAGTTTTGAAAAGAATAAGTGGAAATTTAAGAGAAAACGAAGAGATTATTATTCATGTTCAAGATAATTATTTTCCAGAAAACAATGGATCGTTTAAATTAAGTTTTAAAAATGTAGAAAGAACATTAGAAGAATTCCATATAAGTTTGAAAATTAAAGAATTAACTATTTTAAGTTATGGGTTTAGAGATTTTAATTCTTTGAAAAAATTGGAAAGTTTTTATGTAAAAAATAAGGATAAAGAAGAAATACTTAGTAAAATATTTCAAAAGAAAGTAAATTATTTTAATCAAGATTTTTAAGTAAGGAGGTCGTATGGACGAAAAATTAAAATATGTTCAAAAACATTCAGGTAGTTTAGAAGATTTTGTAAAAAAAAATTCTAGTTATTATTTAGAGAGTTGGAAAAGTGAAAAGATCAAATTTAATTTTGCTGCTTTTTTATTTGAAAGCCTTTGGTTTGCATACAGAAAAATGTATCTTGGAGCAGGAGTGCTTTTAATATTAAATTTGATTATAAATTTAATAACATTTTTACTTTTAATAAATACTAAATTTTTTATGGGTGGAACTATTTTAGTCTTGTTTATAAGAATATATATTGGTTTTAAAGCTAATGATTTATATTTTAATAAAGCAAAAAACACATTAAATAAAAAAGGATTCCAAATGGAAGATAAAGAATGTGGAACAAGCTATTTAGGAGTAGCAGTAATAGTGTTCTTAGCAGTAGTATTTCAAGTACTTTTAGATTTTTATTTAGGAGTAACGTTGTATTATCAAAATTAAAAAAACAGCCTACAAAAGGCTGTTTTTATTATTTTTCCATGTAGAATATAACATTCATACTAGCAGTTACATCAATATTATTAGGAACAGTAACTGGAATTGGAGTATCATCACTTTTATAAGAATTATTCAACATGAAAGACATTGGTCTTGGCATAGAATAATTTAAATCAATATTTTTAGGAGAAATTTTAAAGTCATCAATTCCAGCAATTAAACTAGCTTTTGATTTAGCATTTTCATAAGCTAATTTATAAGCTTTATCTTCTAATTCTTTTCTATCAGCGATGAAAAAGTTTATTTCTCCAATGTTATTAACTCCACCATTGTTAAGAGCAGTTAGAACTGTTCCAGCTTTTTCTAAATCATTACTTGTAATTAAAATTTGGTTACGAACGTAATATTTCATCTCACCATCTTTTGAGTTATAATCACTTCTATAGTTTAGAGAGTAATTTTCAGTTTTTATATTATTTTCCTTTAATCCAGTTTTTTTTAGTTGACTAATAGCCTTATTGATAATTTGTGTATTATCATTAATTGCTGTCTGAGAATTTGTATTAATTGTTTCAACAGTAGCAACAATACTAAATGTATCTGGTTTTGCAGAGATTGTACCTGTTCCCGTAACAGAGATTGTAGGTGTCTCATTAGCTAAAGCCATAAAAGAAGTTAAAATAAATAAAGGACCAATTGTTTTTTTCATAAAATCCTCCTAAAATTTTTTTAAAATTAATGTATCAAGAGAAAGTTTAGGTACATAATGTACATTCTTTTCAACATCTCTATGATACTTTAAGTTGTCTACATTTCCTTTTGTAATAATTACAGTATCGGTTGGTTTTCCCAATGCTATTAAAATTTGAGGAGTATATGTGTCAGTATCTAAATCTAAAGTTTTTGATACATCTAATTTGTTAAAAGCACCAATTAAACACCCACCTAATTCCATGTCAGTAGCTTTTAAAAGAATATTTTGACATGCAATTCCAATATCAATTCCTAAAGTAATAGGGGAAAGAGTATTTTCTTTTAATGTACTAATAAGAATATAAGCTTTAGGTCCATCCTCTAAAGTTGGACTCCAAGGGATAGCTCCAGCCCAAGCAGTATGAGGAAAAATTTTATGACATAGACTCTGAGAAGTAACAAGAGTATATCTTAAAGTTTGGCTATTTCTTGCAGAACCACCTAAGTGGGCAGCATTAACTAAAGATTCAAGAGTTTCAGTGGTGATTTCAGTAGAATCAAAAGTTCTATGAGAACGAGTTTTAATTAAAAGTTCATTTAACATTAGTTGACCTCCTCAATTATTTTAACACAATAGTACTTTATAAATATTAAAAAGTCAACATATTAAGAGGAAAAAGTGGACAATTGCTGTAAGTTATTATAAAATGAGTTATTATTTCGAAGAATTAGGGAGGAAAATACTTTTATGGATTTTATATATGATAGAAAGAAAACAGCGGTAATTTTTAAAGATAAAGAGTATTCATATTATGAACTTATAAAAATGGCTAAAATATATTCAAGTTTATTAAATGTAAATAAAGAGGACAGAGTAGCAATTTATATGGAAAATAGACCAGAATATATGGGAGCAGTTTTAGGTATATGGGATAAAAAAGGAACTTGTACGAATTTAGATGCAAGCTATGGTTCAGAGCAATTAGTATATGTATTTAATGATTCAAATCCAAAATACATAATAACATCTAATGAAAATATAAAAAATGCAGAAGAAGCTAAAGAAAAATCAAAATCAGACATAATTATTTTAAATGTGGATGAAATAGATTTATCAAAAGATATTGTTATAGAAAAAGTGAGTGTTGAGTGTTTAGAAAAAGAAGATGTAGCTGTAATGCTATATACATCTGGAACAACAGGAAATCCAAAAGGAGTAATGTTAACATATGATAATATAATGTCTAATGTAGATGCAATAAAAGAGATAAAAATGGTAACTGCAGAGGATAGAATATTGGCTTTATTGCCATTTCATCATATATTACCTTTGTCATTCACAGTTTTAATGCCTTTAAACTTTGGATCGTTAGTTGTTATATTGGATGAATTATCTTCAGAAGCGATAAAACAAAATTTACAAAAATATAAAATAACTGTTGTGATAGGAGTTCCAAGAGTTTGGGAGATGTTCCATAAGGGAATTTTAGGAAAAATAAAATCTAGTTCAGCAACTTATAAATTATTTAAGATTTGTAAATCATTAAATATAATGTCTTTAAATAAAATAATATTTAAAAAGATTCAAGAAGCTTTTGGTGGAAATATAAGATTTTTAGTTTCAGGAGGAGCAAAATTAGATAAAGAGATTTGTGAAGATTTTTATACTTTTGGATTTACTATGTTAGAAGGGTATGGACTTACAGAGACTTCTCCAATAATATCTTTCAATAGACTTGATAACAATGTGGCAGGAACTGTTGGAACAGCTCTTCCAGGAGTAAAAATAAAGTTGGAAGATGACGGTGAGATTGTTGTAAAAGGTAGAAATGTAATGAAAGGTTATTATAATAAACCTGAAGCAACAGCTGAAGCAATCGATAATGAAGGTTGGTTTCATACAGGAGATTTAGGACAATTTGATGGAGATCATTTAAAAATAATTGGAAGAAAAAAAGAAATGATTGTTTTATCAAATGGAAAAAATATAAATCCATCAGATATTGAAGTAGAAATAATGAAAAATACAGATTTAATTCAAGAAGTAGCAGTAACAGAAAACGAAAAACATTTAATAGCAATTGTGTATCCAAATTTTAAAGTCTTAGAAGAAAAAAAGATTGCTAATGCTAAAGAAGCTATAAAGTGGGAAGTTATAGATAAGTACAATATAACTGCACCAAAATACAGAAAAATATTAGATATTGTAATTGTAAAGGAAGAATTACCGAAAACAAAACTAGGAAAACTTAGAAGGTTTATGTTGAAAGATTTACTAAAAGGAATTAGTTTGAAAAAAGGGGATTCTGAAGAAGTTGTAGCAGAAAAAGTTGTTGAAAAGAAGGTTTCAACATCAAAAGAATTAAATACTCAAGAGTTTAAAGTAATGTCAAAATTTATAGGAACTTTACACGATGAAATTCAAATAATTCCAGAGTCGCATTTAGAAATTGATTTAGGATTAGATTCATTAGACGTAGTTGAGATAATAACATTTATTCAAAATACTTATGGTGTAAATATTTCAGAAGAGGATTTTTCTAGAATCAAAACGGTTGAAGCTCTTTGTCAATATATTAGAGAAAAAGGTGGAAACTTTGAAGAGAAAGAGATAAATTGGAAAAAAATATTTGAAGAGCCAGTAGAGTTAAAAATGCCAACTTCTAAGTATGTTATGACAACAGTAAATTTATTAAAACCATTTTTTAATTTATATGTAAAGTTACAAAAAAATACAGATAAATTGCAAAAAAACTCACCTGTTATTTATGTTGGAAATCATCAAAGTATGTTAGATGCCTTTGCGTTTGGTCAAACATTACCGAAAGAGGTTTTAAAAAATACATATTTCTTAGCGATTAATATTCATTTTGAAGGTAAGTTAAAAAAATATTTAGCTGAAAATGGAAATATAATATTAGTTGATGTTAACAAAAATTTAAAAGAAACTTTAAAAATAGCTGCAAAGGTTTTAAAAGAAGGAAAGAATTTGGTAATATTCCCAGAAGGAGCAAGAACAAGAGATGGGGAATTACAAGATTTTAAAAAGACTTTTGCAATTTTATCTAAGGAATTAGAGATAAGTGTTGTCCCGTTCGCAATAAAAGGTGCATATGAGTTAATGCCGTATGGAAAAACATTCCCAATTTCTGGTGAAATGAGTGTGACAATATTAGATGAAATAAACCCTAAAGATAAAACGGTTGAAGAGATAGTAAAACTTACTAGAAATTCAATTAAAGAAAAAATATATAATTAAAATTTAAGAAGCTGACTTTATGTCAGCTTCTTAGTTTTTCATTGAGTTGAAATAATAACACAATTATGTTATAATCATTGTGATTAAAAAAACACCTGTAATAATTTGGGAGGAAAAATTGGAATTTGTAAAGAATCATAATAAAACGGCGATATTTTATGAGGGGAAAGAATATTCGTATAAAGAATTAATTGCTGGATCAAAAGAGTATTCATCACTTTTAGATTTATCAAAAGAGGAGAAAGCTGTTATTTTCATGGAAAATAGACCAGAGTTATTATATGCTTTCTTAGGAATATGGGATAAAAAAGGAACTTGTGTTTGTTTAGATGCAGCATCTAAAGTTTCTGAATTCCAATATTTTATAGAGGATTGCACACCAAAATATGTGTTTGTTTCTAATGATACATATAAAATAGCTAAAGAGGCAGTGGATATTTCTAAAGTAAATACTAAAATTTTAAATGTAGATGAAATAGATTTATCAAATGCAACAAAAGAAGGAACAATTGAAGCTCCTGAAAAAGATGCAGTAGCATTAATACTTTATACGTCAGGGACAACAGGAAATCCAAAAGGAGTAATGTTAACTTTTGATAATATATTAGTAAATATAGAGGGATTAAATAAATATAATATGTATAAACCAACGGACAGAGTTTTAGCTCTTTTACCAATGCATCATATATTTCCTTTACTTGGTTCAGGAATTGTTCCTTTACAACAGGGTGCGACAATAGCATTTTTAAAGGAATTATCTTCACAAGCAATGGTAGATGCTTTAAAAAATTATAAAATAACTATGATGATTGGAGTACCAAGACTTTGGGAAATGTTACATAAAAAAATAATGGAAAAAATTAATTCTAACAAAGTTATAAAAACATTATTTAAATTATGTGAAAAAATGGATAATAAAGAGTTTAGTAAAAAGGTATTTAAAAAAGTTCATGAAGGTTTTGGTGGAAATATAAGATTCTTTGTATCTGGTGGATCAAAATTAAATCCAGAAGTTTCAAGAGATTTTAAAACTTTAGGTATTGATGTGTGTGAAGGTTATGGACTGACAGAAACAGCTCCAATGATTTCATTTACACCAATGAATCAAGTAGTACCTGGATCAGCTGGAAAAATAATGGATGGAGTTCAAGTTAAAATAGCTGAAGATGGAGAGATATTATCAAAAGGTAGAAACTTGATGAAAGGTTATTATAATAAACCAGAAGCAACAGCAGAAGTTATAGATTCTGATGGATGGTTCCATACTGGAGACTTAGGAGAACTAAAAGGTGAATATCTATATGTAACTGGTAGAAAAAAAGAGATGATCGTTTTATCTAATGGAAAAAATATAAATCCAATTGAGATAGAGCAATTTATTTTATCAAATACAGATTTAATTGAAGAAATGGTAGTAATTGAATATAATTCATTGTTAACAGCAGTTATTTATCCAAATTTTTCAAAAGTAAAAGAACATAGAGTTACGAATATATCGGAAACATTAAAGTCTGGAGTAATCGATAAATATAATGGTTCTGCGCCAGGTTATAAAAAAATATTAGATATAAAAATAGTTCAAGAAGAACTTCCAAAAACAAAAATTGGAAAAATAAGAAGATTTATGGTTAAGGATTTATTAGAAGGAAAAATAGTAGAAGAAAAAGAAGAAAATGTTCCTACTTTTAAAGAGTATGCTGTAATTTCAGACTACTTAACTAATTTAAAAAGTAAAAAAGTTATATCAACAGCTCATTTAGAATTAGATTTAGGTTTAGATTCTTTAGATTTAGTTGAATTTATAGCTTTTGTTGAAAATAGTTTTGGAGTTACATTGACTGAAGAGATTTTAACAGAAAATCCTACAGTTATAAAAATAGCTGAGTATTTAAAAGAAAATTCTGAAAGTTTAGAGATAAAAGATGTAGATTGGAAAAAAATATTAGAAAAGGATAATATAGAAGGATTACCTAAATCTAACTCTGTAGGAAAGATAATAAAAACATTATTTAAACCAATGTTTAATATGTATATAAAGATTGAAAAAGAGGGTATTGAAAACACGAAGGTAACAAAACCAACTGTATTTGTTGGAAATCACCAGAGTTTCTTAGATGGTTTCATATTTAATCAGAGTATAGATAATAAAGTTTTGGATAATACATATTTCTTAGCTAAAGTTGCTCACTTTAAAAAAGGGTTTATGAGTTATTTAGGTGAAAATTCGAATATAATGTTAATTGATATAAATAAGAACTTAGCTGAAACACTTCAGTGTGCAGCAACAGCTTTAAGACAAGGAAAAAATATAGTTATATTCCCTGAAGGTACAAGAAGCAGAGATGGAGAGATGAGAGAGTTTAAAAAATTCTATGCAATTTTAGCAAAGGAATTAAACGCAGAAGTTGTCCCATTTGGAATAAAAGGAGCGTATGAGTTATTCCCAGCTCATCAAAAAATGCCTGAGAGAGGAACTGTGAAAATTAAATTCTTCCCTAAAGTTTCGTGTGAGTCGTTATCAGTAGAAGAGATAGTAAAAAAGAATTATACAGATATAAAAGAATGGGTAGAAAAGAGATAATAAAAAAGGTTGCCAGAAAGGCAACCTTTTTTGTATAAATATTTAAATAGATAACATAGGCCCAAGATGTTGTCCACCTAGTAAATGGAAGTGAAGATGAAAAACTTCTTGTCCACCGTGAGTATTACAATTTGTAATAACTCTATATCCATTTTCAGAAATTTCTAAATCTTTGGCAATATCTTTTATAGCTAGATACATAGCAGTTAAATATTCAGAATCCTCAGCTGAAATATCATTTAAAGTTGGGATTTCCTTTTTAGGAACAACTAAAATATGAACAGGGGCTTGAGGATTAATATCTTTAAAAGCTATAACTTTATCATTTTCAAAAACGATAGAAGCTGGAATCTCTCTATTTATAATTTTAGTAAATATAGTAGCCATTTTTCACTCCTTTAATAAAAGATTAAAGTTCGATAGCTTGTATTCTTGTTAAATGTCTTCCACCTAGGAATTCAGTTTTTAAGAATTCGTCTATAATTTCTAGAGCTAAAACA
This Candidatus Cetobacterium colombiensis DNA region includes the following protein-coding sequences:
- a CDS encoding AMP-binding protein, translated to MEFVKNHNKTAIFYEGKEYSYKELIAGSKEYSSLLDLSKEEKAVIFMENRPELLYAFLGIWDKKGTCVCLDAASKVSEFQYFIEDCTPKYVFVSNDTYKIAKEAVDISKVNTKILNVDEIDLSNATKEGTIEAPEKDAVALILYTSGTTGNPKGVMLTFDNILVNIEGLNKYNMYKPTDRVLALLPMHHIFPLLGSGIVPLQQGATIAFLKELSSQAMVDALKNYKITMMIGVPRLWEMLHKKIMEKINSNKVIKTLFKLCEKMDNKEFSKKVFKKVHEGFGGNIRFFVSGGSKLNPEVSRDFKTLGIDVCEGYGLTETAPMISFTPMNQVVPGSAGKIMDGVQVKIAEDGEILSKGRNLMKGYYNKPEATAEVIDSDGWFHTGDLGELKGEYLYVTGRKKEMIVLSNGKNINPIEIEQFILSNTDLIEEMVVIEYNSLLTAVIYPNFSKVKEHRVTNISETLKSGVIDKYNGSAPGYKKILDIKIVQEELPKTKIGKIRRFMVKDLLEGKIVEEKEENVPTFKEYAVISDYLTNLKSKKVISTAHLELDLGLDSLDLVEFIAFVENSFGVTLTEEILTENPTVIKIAEYLKENSESLEIKDVDWKKILEKDNIEGLPKSNSVGKIIKTLFKPMFNMYIKIEKEGIENTKVTKPTVFVGNHQSFLDGFIFNQSIDNKVLDNTYFLAKVAHFKKGFMSYLGENSNIMLIDINKNLAETLQCAATALRQGKNIVIFPEGTRSRDGEMREFKKFYAILAKELNAEVVPFGIKGAYELFPAHQKMPERGTVKIKFFPKVSCESLSVEEIVKKNYTDIKEWVEKR
- a CDS encoding histidine triad nucleotide-binding protein: MATIFTKIINREIPASIVFENDKVIAFKDINPQAPVHILVVPKKEIPTLNDISAEDSEYLTAMYLAIKDIAKDLEISENGYRVITNCNTHGGQEVFHLHFHLLGGQHLGPMLSI